One window of Halorussus sp. MSC15.2 genomic DNA carries:
- a CDS encoding glutamate-1-semialdehyde 2,1-aminomutase, whose amino-acid sequence MHDANSRELYDRALSVLPGGVNSPVRAVRPYPFFVERGDGAHVVDADGNKYIDYVMGYGPLLLGHGLPQEVESRIQSQLSDGPMYGAPTEVEVELAEFIARHVQSVEMLRFVNSGTEATTSAVRLARGYTGRDKIVVMQGGYHGAQESTLVEGKSGGVGSPSSDGVPRAFAEETITVPFNDEQAVREVFEERGDEIAAVLTEPVLGNCASVGPVEGYLDGLREITDDHGALLIFDEVMTGFRVGGLQCAQGKFGVTPDLTTFAKVIGGGFPVGAVGGPAEIMESFTPTGDVFQAGTYSGHPLSLTAGLEMLRYAAENDVYDHLSDLGDRLRSGLTDILEDEAPRYTVTGYDSMFKVVFTRDGPRDLSGQCEAGCRQDPDCPRFDYCPKNKADVDAAETERWERLFWPAMREEGVFLTANQYESQFLSYAHTEEDVEETLEAYKNAL is encoded by the coding sequence ATGCACGACGCGAACTCCCGCGAGTTGTACGACCGGGCGCTGTCGGTCCTCCCCGGCGGGGTCAACTCCCCGGTCCGGGCGGTCAGACCGTACCCGTTCTTCGTCGAGCGCGGCGACGGCGCGCACGTCGTCGACGCCGACGGCAACAAGTACATCGACTACGTGATGGGCTACGGTCCCCTGCTTCTGGGCCACGGCCTTCCACAGGAGGTCGAGTCGCGGATTCAGTCCCAGCTCTCGGACGGCCCGATGTACGGCGCGCCGACCGAGGTCGAGGTCGAACTCGCGGAGTTCATCGCGCGCCACGTCCAGAGCGTCGAGATGCTTCGCTTCGTCAACTCCGGCACCGAGGCGACCACCTCCGCGGTCCGCCTCGCCCGCGGCTACACCGGCCGGGACAAGATAGTCGTCATGCAGGGCGGCTACCACGGCGCGCAGGAATCGACGCTCGTGGAGGGGAAGTCGGGCGGCGTCGGGTCGCCGAGTTCCGACGGGGTTCCCCGAGCGTTCGCGGAAGAGACCATCACTGTCCCGTTCAACGACGAGCAGGCGGTTCGGGAAGTGTTCGAGGAGCGCGGCGACGAAATCGCCGCCGTCCTCACCGAACCGGTTCTGGGTAACTGCGCGTCGGTGGGTCCGGTGGAGGGCTACCTCGACGGCCTCCGCGAGATTACCGACGACCACGGCGCGCTCCTGATATTCGACGAGGTGATGACCGGGTTCCGCGTCGGTGGCCTCCAGTGCGCGCAGGGCAAGTTCGGCGTCACCCCCGACCTCACCACCTTCGCCAAGGTCATCGGCGGGGGCTTCCCGGTCGGCGCGGTCGGCGGACCCGCCGAAATCATGGAGTCGTTCACGCCGACGGGCGACGTGTTTCAGGCAGGGACCTACTCGGGCCACCCGCTCTCGCTCACGGCCGGACTGGAGATGCTCCGGTACGCCGCCGAGAACGACGTGTACGACCACCTCAGCGACCTCGGCGACCGGTTGCGTTCCGGCCTCACCGACATCCTCGAAGACGAGGCTCCCCGGTACACCGTCACCGGGTACGACAGCATGTTCAAAGTCGTGTTCACGCGCGACGGGCCGCGGGACCTCTCGGGCCAGTGCGAGGCCGGGTGTCGGCAGGACCCCGACTGCCCCCGGTTCGACTACTGCCCGAAGAACAAGGCCGACGTTGACGCCGCCGAGACCGAGCGCTGGGAGCGCCTCTTCTGGCCCGCGATGCGCGAGGAGGGCGTCTTCCTGACCGCGAACCAGTACGAGTCCCAGTTCCTCAGCTACGCCCACACCGAAGAGGACGTGGAGGAGACGCTGGAAGCCTACAAGAACGCGCTGTAG